The following proteins are co-located in the Phocoena phocoena chromosome 1, mPhoPho1.1, whole genome shotgun sequence genome:
- the LRIF1 gene encoding ligand-dependent nuclear receptor-interacting factor 1, which translates to MYQVVQTIGSDGKNLLQLLPIPNSSGNLIPLVQSTVMSDALKGNTGNPVQVTFQTQISSSSTSASVQLPIFQPASSSNYFLTRTVDTAEKVRVTSVGTENFTSSVSKVQRHGVKIDGLTMQTFAVSPSSTQNDSSYILVNTQSLPMTVKSPVLPSGHHLQIPAHAEVKSVPASSLPPSVQQKILATATTSTSGTVEASQIPTVIYVSPVNTVKNVVTKNFQNIYPKPVTEIAKPMILNTTQIPMNVAKETQLKGGQHSQAAPVKWIFQENLQPCTPSLVPVKSSNNVASKILKTFVDRKSLGDNTVNLPPLSTISPSGTQSKSMPIKDNALVMFNGKVYLLAKKGTDVLPSQIDQENSVSPDIPPRKDTSQIVSSSPVTEISREVVSIVLAKSKSSQMETKSLSNTQLASMANLRAEKNKKVEKPSLSTPNPHSMNQSINYLKHSKTLFSKPDFPDGFSTGQNSPRKGNIIHSIEKISSSVDATTVTSQQCVFRDQEPKIQNEMASTLEKVTQERNDKNNSQGRSNKASYLNNDAELRKIFGLTKDLSVCLTRIPHHLGSGGFDSFSCLVKSDTYKETEFIVKEEGRKQGFDKKRKAKTNKKMDHTKKRRTESVYNTTVNGGTNVTSSQLVSSILPTSNVSHHNILRGHTKTREEKRSEVEHSTHGNEEKGTLSSNTAFEQSHFFSKNYTEDIFPMTPPELEETIRDEKIRRLKQVLREKEAALEEMRKKMNQK; encoded by the exons ATGTACCAAGTAGTTCAGACGATTGGCTCGGATGGAAAAAATCTTCTGCAATTACTTCCAATTCCTAATTCCTCTGGAAATCTTATACCACTAGTTCAATCTACAGTCATGTCTGATGCTTTGAAAGGGAATACAGGAAATCCAGTTCAAGTTACTTTTCAGACTCAGATTTCCAGCTCCTCCACAAGTGCATCAGTTCAATTGCCCATTTTTCAGCCAGCCAGTTCTTCAAACTATTTTCTTACAAGAACAGTAGACACAGCAGAAAAAGTTAGAGTTACTTCTGTGGGAACTGAAAATTTTACCTCATCAGTTTCTAAAGTTCAGAGGCATGGTGTGAAAATTGATGGACTCACCATGCAAACGTTTGCTGTTTCTCCCTCCTCAACACAAAATGATTCATCTTATATTTTAGTAAATACCCAGAGTCTTCCAATGACTGTGAAGTCTCCGGTTTTGCCTTCTGGGCATCATTTACAGATTCCAGCCCATGCTGAAGTGAAATCTGTACCAGCGTCTTCATTGCCTCCTTCAGTTCAGCAAAAGATACTTGCAACTGCAACCACAAGTACCTCAGGAACAGTTGAGGCCTCCCAAATACCAACTGTTATTTATGTATCTCCTGTAAATACAGTGAAAAATGTAGTTACCAAGAACTTTCAAAACATTTACCCAAAACCTGTTACAGAAATAGCAAAGCCAATGATACTAAACACCACACAGATTCCAATGAATGTTGCTAAAGAGACACAATTAAAAGGTGGTCAGCATTCTCAAGCTGCTCCAGTGAAATGGATTTTTCAAGAGAATCTACAGCCTTGCACTCCATCTCTTGTTCCTGTTAAATCTTCAAATAATGTGgcttcaaagattttaaaaacttttgtagaTAGGAAAAGTTTGGGAGATAATACTGTAAATTTGCCACCATTGAGTACCATCAGTCCTAGTGGGACACAATCCAAAAGTATGCCTATTAAAGATAATGCTTTGGTTATGTTTAATGGGAAAGTCTATCTATTGGCTAAAAAGGGGACAGATGTTTTGCCATCACAAATTGACCAAGAGAATTCTGTTTCTCCTGATATTCCACCAAGAAAAGATACATCACAGATAGTAAGTTCAAGTCCAGTCACAGAAATATCCAGAGAGGTTGTAAGTATTGTTTTGGCTAAAAGTAAATCTTCCCAGATGGAGACAAAATCACTTTCAAATACCCAGCTTGCTTCCATGGCCAATCTAAGggcagagaagaataagaaagtgGAGAAACCATCTCTTTCTACCCCAAACCCACATAGTATGAACCAATCCATTAACTACTTAAAGCACAGTAAGACTTTATTCTCAAAGCCAGACTTTCCAGATGGATTTAGTACAGGACAAAATTCCCCCAGAAAAGGAAATATCATCCACAGCATAGAGAAAATAAGTTCCTCTGTTGATGCAACAACTGTTACTTCACAACAGTGTGTTTTCAGAGACCAAGAACCAAAG ATCCAGAATGAGATGGCATCAACATTAGAAAAAGTTActcaagaaagaaatgacaagaaCAATTCCCAAGGAAGAAGCAATAAGGCATCATATCTGAACAATGATGCTGAACTTAGAAAGATATTTGGTCTCACTAAAGATTTGAGCGTGTGCCTTACTCGGATTCCTCACCATTTGGGCTCTGGAGGTTTTGATTCCTTTAGCTGTTTGGTGAAAAGTGATACTTACAAAGAGACAGAGTTTAtagtgaaggaggaagggagaaaacag GGTtttgataagaaaagaaaagcaaaaaccaatAAGAAGATGGATCACACAAAGAAGAGAAGAACTGAGAGTGTTTATAACACAACTGTAAATGGAGGAACTAATGTCACCAGTTCCCAACTCGTTAGCAGTATTTTACCAACTTCAAATGTATCACACCATAACATTCTCAGAGGCCACACTAAAACCAGGGAAGAAAAGAGATCTGAGGTAGAACACTCTACCCATGGGAATGAAGAGAAAGGCACACTGAGTTCAAATACAGCTTTTGAGCAAAGCCATTTCTTCAGTAAAAACTATACTGAAGATATTTTCCCCATGACACCACCAGAGTTAGAAGAAAccattagagatgaaaaaataagaaGACTTAAGCAGGTgctgagagaaaaagaagcagcTCTTGAAGAAATGCGTAAGAAGATGaaccaaaaataa